The Thiothrix subterranea genome has a segment encoding these proteins:
- the moeA gene encoding molybdopterin molybdotransferase MoeA, with amino-acid sequence MSNTLKPAISCDTMPQGTLSVEQAQARILESITPLHDTETVALLQAGGRMLAQPVYAQMNVPPHTNSAMDGYALRHADLVEGVLLKIVGSSFAGRPFAGVVQAGECVRIMTGAVLPAGADTVVMQENVQCEDHAIHVSGKLQFGENVRHAGEDSKVGDLLLVAGHKLNAADIGLLASQGIAKVAVIRRLRVAFCSTGDELKILGDTLQPGDIYDSNRYILHTLLQKLDVEMFNLGVVRDTRESVEMVFRHARDMADVFITSGGVSVGEADYVTDTLKSMGQVNFWKIAFKPGKPLAFGTLGNCLFFGLPGNPVSVMATFLLFVRPAMLALRGETLPLVPEYNAICDTPLKKEPERKDYQRGICERDKQGQWHVRSTGNQGSHVLRSMSQANCFIALPLEWGNVEAGTAVTIIPFEGLM; translated from the coding sequence ATGAGTAACACCCTGAAACCAGCCATTTCCTGTGACACCATGCCGCAAGGCACACTCAGTGTTGAACAAGCGCAAGCACGGATACTGGAAAGCATTACGCCACTGCATGACACGGAAACGGTAGCGTTGCTGCAAGCGGGTGGACGTATGCTTGCCCAGCCCGTCTATGCGCAGATGAATGTCCCACCCCATACCAATTCTGCGATGGATGGTTATGCCCTACGCCATGCCGATCTGGTTGAGGGTGTGTTGTTGAAAATTGTCGGTAGTTCTTTCGCGGGTCGTCCCTTTGCTGGCGTGGTGCAGGCGGGCGAATGTGTGCGCATTATGACGGGTGCGGTCTTGCCCGCTGGCGCAGATACCGTGGTCATGCAGGAAAATGTGCAGTGTGAAGATCATGCCATCCACGTTTCTGGCAAGCTCCAATTCGGTGAAAACGTCCGCCATGCCGGGGAAGACAGCAAGGTTGGTGATCTGCTGCTGGTTGCCGGGCATAAACTGAATGCCGCTGACATTGGCTTGCTGGCTTCCCAAGGGATTGCCAAGGTTGCGGTGATCCGCCGTCTGCGCGTGGCGTTCTGCTCGACGGGCGACGAACTCAAAATCCTCGGTGATACCCTGCAACCCGGCGATATTTACGACAGTAACCGCTATATCCTCCACACCTTGCTGCAAAAGCTGGATGTGGAAATGTTCAATCTGGGTGTGGTGCGCGATACACGCGAATCCGTGGAAATGGTTTTCCGCCATGCACGCGATATGGCAGATGTCTTTATCACCAGTGGTGGCGTATCTGTTGGCGAAGCGGATTATGTCACCGACACGCTGAAAAGCATGGGGCAAGTCAATTTCTGGAAAATCGCCTTCAAACCGGGCAAACCGCTGGCATTTGGCACATTGGGCAATTGCCTGTTCTTCGGCTTGCCGGGGAATCCCGTGTCGGTGATGGCAACATTTCTGCTGTTTGTGCGTCCTGCTATGCTCGCTTTGCGCGGGGAAACCTTGCCACTTGTGCCTGAATACAACGCCATTTGCGATACGCCTTTGAAAAAAGAACCGGAGCGCAAGGATTACCAGCGTGGCATTTGTGAGCGTGACAAGCAAGGTCAATGGCACGTCCGCAGCACGGGCAACCAAGGCTCGCATGTGTTGCGCTCCATGAGCCAAGCCAATTGCTTTATTGCCCTGCCGCTGGAATGGGGCAATGTGGAAGCGGGAACAGCCGTTACGATTATCCCGTTCGAGGGGCTGATGTAA
- a CDS encoding rhodanese-like domain-containing protein produces the protein MNAPLINIAINPVNAVPMDVTPTTTMEMCGLGLACLIDIRQAFELEIKGEIPRATHIPFFNVKQFFGFQLSEDEQEILDADEPNDLDIRSFIKAINTLKQSRDCTFLIVCNSGKRSVCATKLLRELGYPKTFSVQGGFIALKPLLPMPGVSA, from the coding sequence ATGAATGCACCACTGATTAACATTGCCATTAACCCGGTTAACGCCGTGCCAATGGATGTAACGCCAACCACGACGATGGAAATGTGTGGTTTGGGGCTGGCTTGCCTGATCGACATCCGCCAAGCGTTTGAGCTGGAGATCAAGGGCGAAATTCCACGCGCCACCCATATCCCGTTTTTCAACGTCAAGCAATTCTTTGGCTTCCAACTCAGCGAAGATGAACAGGAAATCCTCGATGCCGATGAACCCAACGATCTGGACATCCGCTCGTTCATCAAAGCCATCAACACCCTCAAACAAAGCCGGGATTGTACTTTCCTGATCGTGTGCAACAGCGGCAAACGCAGTGTTTGTGCCACCAAATTGCTACGCGAACTTGGCTATCCCAAAACGTTTTCGGTGCAAGGCGGCTTCATTGCCCTGAAACCCTTACTACCCATGCCCGGAGTCAGTGCATGA
- a CDS encoding winged helix-turn-helix domain-containing protein: MNTVPNTYHLRGRFWIESPQGTFLGQGRVALLERIREHGSISAAARSIEMSYRQAWALVNSMNTYSHTPLVSSATGGKGGGGASLTETGEKAIALYHAVRADFDAFLAKRSESLTL; encoded by the coding sequence ATGAATACAGTACCCAACACCTACCACCTTCGCGGACGCTTTTGGATCGAAAGCCCTCAAGGAACCTTCCTCGGTCAAGGCCGTGTTGCCTTGCTGGAACGTATCCGCGAACACGGCTCGATCAGCGCGGCGGCACGTTCCATCGAAATGTCTTACCGCCAAGCATGGGCACTCGTCAATTCAATGAACACGTACAGCCACACGCCGCTGGTCAGCAGTGCCACGGGCGGGAAGGGCGGCGGCGGCGCAAGCCTGACCGAAACGGGCGAAAAAGCCATTGCGCTTTACCATGCAGTTCGCGCTGATTTTGACGCTTTTCTGGCAAAGCGTTCCGAATCCCTGACCCTGTAA
- a CDS encoding PDC sensor domain-containing protein — translation MSEMSYIQIIEHYHQHTASINELMGSILSGINDETLFQDEARQQKAIDCLMESYPFVDLLYTLDPSGQQLSHNVAPGNTLADQQGGVGKDRSHRPYFLQAKDSRATIVTAPYLSVASRSLCISAAVEVRSATDVLLSYIVLDIDLSRTIEFLMGDSQRRKFSVLFKSIYAAIALGLFSVVGLLFYFSLEELWSVFIPGTGQHELHYTKPFGIIVYLTLALAIFDLAKTTLEEEVLMHKDIFRHSSTRRTITRFMSAILIAVSIEALLLMFKSVLGDGHMLAGAVEMMFSAAALLVALGVYVFLGAKAEKAMVELRQNKLD, via the coding sequence ATGTCTGAAATGAGCTACATCCAGATCATTGAGCACTACCACCAACACACCGCCTCGATCAACGAACTGATGGGGTCGATCCTCAGCGGCATCAACGACGAAACCTTGTTTCAAGACGAGGCTCGTCAACAGAAAGCCATTGATTGCCTTATGGAAAGTTACCCGTTTGTGGACTTGCTCTACACCCTAGACCCCAGCGGGCAGCAACTCAGCCACAATGTCGCCCCCGGCAATACCTTGGCTGATCAGCAAGGCGGCGTGGGCAAAGACCGCAGCCACCGCCCGTATTTTCTACAAGCCAAAGACAGCCGTGCCACCATCGTCACTGCACCGTATTTGTCGGTTGCCAGCCGCAGTTTGTGCATTTCGGCGGCGGTGGAGGTGCGTTCTGCTACCGATGTCTTGCTGAGTTACATCGTGCTGGACATTGATTTGTCACGCACCATCGAGTTTTTGATGGGCGATTCGCAGCGGCGCAAGTTCAGCGTGCTGTTTAAGAGCATCTACGCCGCGATTGCGCTGGGCTTGTTCAGCGTGGTCGGGCTGCTGTTCTATTTTTCGCTGGAAGAATTGTGGTCAGTCTTCATACCGGGGACAGGTCAACACGAGCTGCATTACACCAAGCCGTTTGGCATTATCGTTTACCTGACGCTGGCTCTGGCGATTTTCGACCTCGCCAAAACCACGCTGGAAGAGGAAGTGTTGATGCACAAGGACATTTTCCGCCACAGCTCCACCCGCCGCACTATCACGCGCTTTATGTCGGCTATCCTGATTGCGGTGTCGATTGAGGCATTGCTGCTGATGTTTAAATCGGTGTTGGGCGACGGGCACATGTTGGCAGGCGCGGTGGAAATGATGTTCTCGGCGGCCGCTTTGTTGGTCGCGCTGGGTGTGTATGTGTTCTTGGGCGCAAAGGCGGAAAAGGCAATGGTGGAATTGCGCCAGAATAAGCTGGATTAG
- a CDS encoding zinc ribbon domain-containing protein YjdM produces MSTIPPCPKCGSEYSYEDGAMFVCPECAHEWPQVAATSEAESERVIKDSNGTVLQDGDTVTVIKDLKLKGSSLVVKVGTKVKNIRLVDGDHDIDCKIDGIGAMSLKSEFVRKV; encoded by the coding sequence ATGAGTACGATTCCTCCCTGCCCTAAATGCGGTTCTGAATACAGCTACGAAGACGGCGCAATGTTTGTCTGCCCCGAATGCGCCCACGAATGGCCTCAAGTCGCCGCCACCAGCGAAGCGGAAAGTGAGCGCGTCATCAAAGATTCCAACGGCACGGTGCTGCAAGACGGCGATACCGTCACCGTCATCAAAGACCTGAAGCTGAAAGGTTCATCGCTGGTCGTCAAAGTCGGCACCAAGGTGAAAAATATCCGCCTAGTCGATGGCGATCACGATATTGATTGCAAAATTGATGGCATTGGCGCAATGAGCCTGAAATCGGAATTCGTCAGGAAAGTCTAA
- a CDS encoding trimeric intracellular cation channel family protein codes for MTLHPNPALLQNLYWITLIAVVVSSASAVLKAGFKQFDLFGVIIIAIVTGLGGGSLRDMLLDREVFWIRDQMFFIASLGSALAIFLLARVVVIPQRFFLIPDAAGLATFGVAGTLVSLMVGAPWLVASFMGVMTGTMGGIFRDVLCNTPPVVFQSPLYATVSWAGSLLFIGLLYLHMDVTLAAIIAGLAIFIARLLAIRFNINLPVFKFKE; via the coding sequence ATGACCCTACACCCCAACCCTGCCCTGCTGCAAAACCTTTACTGGATCACCCTGATCGCGGTGGTCGTATCTTCCGCGTCTGCCGTGCTCAAAGCCGGTTTCAAGCAGTTTGACTTGTTTGGGGTGATTATTATCGCTATTGTCACCGGACTCGGTGGCGGTTCGCTACGCGACATGTTGCTGGATCGGGAAGTGTTCTGGATTCGTGATCAGATGTTTTTCATCGCCTCACTCGGCAGCGCCCTCGCGATTTTCTTGCTGGCGCGAGTCGTGGTCATTCCGCAACGCTTTTTCCTAATACCCGATGCTGCGGGCTTAGCCACTTTCGGCGTAGCAGGGACACTGGTATCGCTGATGGTTGGCGCACCGTGGCTGGTCGCCAGCTTCATGGGTGTCATGACCGGCACAATGGGCGGGATTTTCCGCGATGTATTGTGTAATACCCCGCCCGTGGTATTTCAAAGCCCGCTGTATGCCACGGTCTCGTGGGCGGGTTCGTTGCTGTTCATTGGGCTGTTGTACCTGCACATGGATGTCACGCTGGCGGCGATTATCGCGGGTTTGGCAATTTTCATCGCGCGGCTACTGGCGATACGTTTCAATATCAACCTGCCGGTCTTCAAGTTCAAGGAATAG
- a CDS encoding NAD(P)H-binding protein, with amino-acid sequence MKVSLIGGTGFVGTYVIDALLQAGHTPRVLVRPGSAGKLAAAAQCETVPGDIRDAAALDACLQGADAVIYLIGILREFPAKGITYEESQFNGVERTVAAAQRQGVKHFILMSANGVKAGGTKYQDTKFRAEQCVQASGLAWTVFRPSVVFGDPRGKAEFCTQLQKELVLPPIPAPLFFGGVNILQAGKFEMQPVHVEDVAQAFAAAVDNPAALGKTFALCGPDAVSWKAIIQTLAQASGRSSKLAVPAPAEILKVVAGVLDKQAWFPITRDQIVMLLEGNTCSDSSAWQTFGIAPKRFALENLGYLA; translated from the coding sequence ATGAAAGTCAGCCTAATTGGTGGAACAGGCTTCGTTGGCACGTATGTCATCGACGCTTTGTTGCAAGCAGGGCATACGCCGCGTGTGCTGGTGCGCCCCGGCAGTGCGGGTAAATTAGCCGCTGCTGCGCAATGTGAAACCGTTCCCGGCGATATTCGCGACGCTGCGGCGCTGGATGCGTGTTTGCAAGGCGCGGATGCGGTGATTTACCTCATCGGCATTTTGCGCGAATTTCCGGCGAAGGGCATCACTTACGAAGAAAGCCAGTTCAACGGCGTCGAGCGCACGGTCGCGGCGGCACAACGTCAGGGCGTGAAACATTTCATTCTGATGAGTGCCAATGGCGTGAAGGCGGGCGGTACGAAATACCAAGACACCAAGTTTCGGGCGGAACAATGCGTGCAAGCGTCGGGGTTGGCTTGGACGGTTTTCCGGCCTTCGGTGGTGTTCGGCGATCCGCGTGGCAAGGCGGAATTCTGCACGCAATTGCAAAAGGAATTGGTGTTGCCGCCAATCCCCGCGCCGCTATTTTTTGGCGGGGTGAATATTTTGCAAGCGGGCAAATTCGAGATGCAGCCGGTGCATGTGGAAGACGTGGCGCAAGCGTTTGCCGCAGCGGTGGATAATCCAGCAGCATTGGGCAAAACCTTCGCACTGTGTGGGCCGGATGCGGTGAGCTGGAAAGCGATTATCCAAACCTTAGCGCAAGCATCGGGGCGTAGCAGCAAATTGGCAGTGCCAGCTCCGGCGGAAATCCTCAAAGTGGTGGCGGGTGTGTTGGACAAACAAGCGTGGTTTCCGATTACCCGTGACCAGATTGTAATGTTGCTGGAAGGGAATACCTGTAGCGATAGTTCGGCCTGGCAAACGTTTGGAATTGCGCCGAAACGCTTTGCGCTGGAAAATTTGGGGTATTTGGCCTGA
- a CDS encoding SDR family NAD(P)-dependent oxidoreductase, giving the protein MTTTPRKVLVAGASGGIGQAFCEQLAAQFPDIQLIRLARNTAALPVLNIPTQDLRFDLTDEANIISALQALPDKAELDWVFIATGWLHDDTLQPEKTWRSLDADHLLRSYALNAVGPALLVKHLLAKLNPKHPTTIGILSARVGSISDNRLGGWHSYRASKAALNMLIKNFAIELQRMKRPTIIVGLQPGTTDTALSEPFKRNVPPDHLQTPAFTASHLLKVMQHLRPEDSGELFDFLGIRFAP; this is encoded by the coding sequence ATGACCACGACACCCCGTAAAGTCTTGGTAGCAGGCGCATCCGGCGGTATCGGGCAAGCGTTTTGCGAACAACTCGCCGCGCAATTTCCTGACATTCAGCTCATCCGGCTGGCACGCAATACCGCTGCGTTGCCAGTGCTGAATATTCCCACGCAAGACCTCCGTTTCGATTTGACGGATGAAGCCAACATCATTAGCGCGTTGCAAGCCCTGCCCGACAAAGCTGAACTGGACTGGGTTTTCATCGCCACCGGCTGGTTACACGACGACACGCTGCAACCGGAAAAAACTTGGCGCAGTTTGGACGCCGATCACCTGCTACGTTCCTACGCCCTCAATGCAGTCGGCCCCGCGTTGCTGGTCAAACACTTGCTGGCAAAGCTTAACCCCAAACACCCGACCACCATTGGCATTTTATCCGCCCGTGTCGGCAGCATTAGCGACAACCGGCTCGGCGGCTGGCATTCCTACCGCGCCAGCAAAGCCGCGCTGAATATGCTCATCAAAAACTTCGCCATCGAATTGCAGCGCATGAAACGCCCCACCATTATCGTCGGTTTGCAACCCGGCACGACCGACACCGCGCTGTCTGAACCATTCAAGCGCAATGTACCGCCGGATCATCTGCAAACACCCGCATTCACCGCCAGCCATTTGCTCAAGGTGATGCAACATTTGCGACCCGAAGATTCGGGGGAACTGTTTGATTTCTTAGGAATACGCTTTGCCCCATGA
- a CDS encoding DASH family cryptochrome: MNGLFWFRYDLRLHDNPALLKLARQCEQLLCVYAVDTQASMGAFRWQFIRESLADLQQQLAALGQTLVIRVGQPDAIISELIQTHGIQIAGTTPVPATYEQRQLTNVKQTCPQCQWVETESFTLFDARQLPFNVNKLPDSFTPFRKQVEQIAVAQPLPRPQRLPAPLPNASDPLPEFSTPETDPNTLPFSGGETAGLAQVRYYLHDTRQVSRYKLTRNGLDGWDFSSKLSPWLAQGCVSPRQIVAELQDYEAQYGANDSTYWLYFELLWREYFQWLHYRYGNRLYLLRGIRNQDPLLNKNPKALAGWCEGKTAAPFVNAFMHQLRNTGWMSNRGRQIVASYLINQLGVDWRDGAAWFEAQLIDYDPASNWGNWQYLAGVGTDPRGRREFNIGKQQREYDPAGAFVGKYSHRHAQRTS; encoded by the coding sequence ATGAACGGTTTATTCTGGTTTCGCTACGATTTGCGTCTGCATGATAACCCTGCTTTACTCAAACTCGCGCGGCAATGCGAGCAATTGCTGTGCGTTTATGCGGTGGATACACAGGCATCCATGGGCGCATTCCGCTGGCAATTTATCCGCGAATCCCTCGCTGATTTGCAGCAACAATTAGCGGCCTTGGGGCAAACGCTGGTGATTCGCGTCGGTCAACCTGACGCAATTATCAGCGAACTCATCCAAACGCACGGTATTCAAATCGCAGGCACAACCCCTGTTCCCGCAACGTATGAACAACGTCAATTGACCAATGTGAAGCAAACCTGTCCGCAGTGCCAGTGGGTAGAAACTGAAAGTTTCACCTTGTTTGACGCGCGGCAATTGCCCTTTAACGTGAATAAGTTGCCCGACAGCTTCACCCCTTTTCGCAAGCAAGTGGAACAAATTGCCGTCGCGCAACCATTGCCGCGCCCCCAGCGTCTTCCCGCGCCATTGCCGAATGCATCCGACCCGCTGCCCGAATTCAGCACCCCCGAAACTGATCCCAACACGCTGCCGTTCAGTGGTGGTGAAACCGCAGGCTTGGCGCAAGTGCGCTATTACTTGCACGATACCCGCCAAGTCAGCCGCTACAAACTGACCCGTAACGGTTTGGATGGCTGGGACTTTTCCTCGAAACTCTCCCCTTGGCTGGCGCAAGGCTGTGTATCCCCTCGGCAGATTGTGGCGGAATTGCAGGACTATGAAGCACAATACGGCGCGAACGATTCCACCTACTGGCTGTATTTTGAATTGCTGTGGCGCGAATATTTCCAATGGCTGCATTACCGCTACGGCAACCGTTTATACCTGTTACGCGGCATCCGCAATCAAGACCCGTTGCTGAACAAAAACCCCAAAGCCTTAGCAGGCTGGTGTGAAGGCAAAACCGCCGCACCGTTCGTGAATGCCTTCATGCACCAATTGCGCAATACCGGCTGGATGTCGAATCGCGGGCGGCAAATCGTCGCCAGCTACCTGATCAACCAATTGGGGGTGGATTGGCGCGACGGCGCCGCATGGTTTGAAGCGCAATTGATTGATTACGACCCCGCCAGCAATTGGGGCAACTGGCAATACCTTGCGGGTGTCGGCACCGATCCGCGTGGGCGGCGCGAGTTCAATATTGGCAAACAACAACGCGAATACGATCCGGCGGGCGCGTTTGTGGGGAAATATTCACACCGTCATGCACAGCGCACCTCTTGA
- the lon gene encoding endopeptidase La, with product MNEALILIPMRDVVLFPGMAIPITIGREQSIAAAQEAVKNGQKIGLVLQTQATVSNPDGSQLHPIGTIASILRYVTTSSGTHHLVVQGEERFRVVDYVEGLPYMAAHVEILPEVEAAEDDPDVKARMRHLQEKAIETVQLLPQAPPEVISAIQSMEYAGALADLVSNFLDISPPEKQVILETINLRERLDKVAEHVRHQLEVLKLTREIDQQTKQSMDARQREFMLRERLKAIKKELGEDDDDSNQTEIEELKQAIADANMSAEAAEQARKELKRLQKMPESSGEYSMIRTYLDWLTSLPWNTLAAETIDIAKAREVLDEDHYGLEKIKKRILEYLAVRKLNPQGRSPILCFVGPPGVGKTSLGKSIARSLGLPFVRASLGGVHDEAEIRGHRRTYMGALPGNIIQEMRKAGSRNPVFMLDEIDKLGGGGFHGDPAAALLEVLDPAQNESFRDNYLALPFDLSKVVFIATANVLDSIPGPLRDRMEIISLPGYTEDEKVEIAKRYLLSRQLEAHGLTPEQAHVNEAALHTIVSDYTREAGCRNLEREIAAVLRNAAIQIAEGKTERVAITPAELPAILGAQRFESEVAMRTSVPGVATGLAWTPVGGDILFIETTKMPGHGKLIITGQLGDVMKESAQAALSLIKANAKRFGVDPQVFEKHDIHLHVPAGAIPKDGPSAGVSIFTSLVSLLSDCKVRSDVAMTGEISLRGLVLPIGGVKEKCLAALRAGIHTVMLPARNRKDLDDVPENARKQLNFVWLERVDDAINAALEVPELALQTAA from the coding sequence ATGAACGAAGCTCTCATTTTAATCCCCATGCGCGATGTCGTCTTATTTCCGGGCATGGCAATTCCCATCACCATTGGGCGCGAACAATCCATCGCCGCCGCGCAAGAAGCTGTGAAAAATGGGCAAAAAATCGGTCTGGTGTTGCAAACCCAAGCCACCGTCAGCAACCCCGATGGCAGCCAATTACACCCGATCGGCACAATTGCAAGCATTTTGCGCTACGTCACCACCTCCAGCGGCACGCATCATTTAGTGGTGCAAGGCGAAGAGCGCTTTCGTGTCGTCGATTATGTGGAAGGTTTGCCCTACATGGCGGCACACGTCGAAATCCTTCCCGAAGTCGAAGCCGCTGAAGATGACCCTGATGTCAAAGCGCGGATGCGTCATTTGCAGGAAAAAGCTATCGAAACCGTGCAATTGCTGCCACAAGCCCCGCCTGAAGTGATTAGCGCTATTCAAAGCATGGAATACGCGGGCGCACTGGCCGATTTGGTCAGCAATTTCCTCGACATTAGCCCACCAGAAAAGCAGGTAATTTTAGAAACCATCAACCTGCGCGAACGCCTCGATAAAGTCGCCGAACACGTGCGCCACCAGCTCGAAGTGTTGAAATTGACCCGTGAAATCGACCAGCAAACCAAACAGTCGATGGATGCCCGCCAGCGCGAATTCATGCTGCGCGAACGCCTCAAAGCCATCAAAAAAGAGCTGGGCGAAGACGACGATGACAGCAACCAAACCGAAATTGAAGAGCTAAAACAAGCGATTGCCGATGCGAATATGTCCGCCGAAGCCGCCGAGCAAGCCCGCAAGGAACTCAAACGCCTGCAAAAAATGCCGGAATCGTCAGGTGAATATTCCATGATCCGCACCTACCTCGACTGGCTCACCAGCTTGCCTTGGAACACACTGGCAGCCGAAACTATCGACATTGCCAAAGCCCGCGAAGTGCTGGACGAAGACCATTACGGCTTGGAAAAGATCAAAAAGCGCATTCTCGAATACCTCGCGGTACGCAAACTCAACCCGCAAGGCCGCAGCCCGATCCTGTGTTTTGTAGGGCCGCCCGGTGTCGGTAAAACCTCACTCGGCAAAAGCATTGCCCGTTCCTTAGGCTTACCATTTGTGCGTGCCAGCCTTGGCGGGGTACATGACGAAGCCGAAATCCGTGGGCATCGCCGCACTTACATGGGCGCATTGCCCGGTAATATCATTCAGGAAATGCGCAAAGCAGGCAGCCGCAATCCGGTGTTTATGCTCGACGAAATCGACAAACTCGGCGGCGGCGGCTTCCACGGCGACCCCGCCGCCGCCTTGCTGGAAGTGCTCGACCCCGCGCAAAACGAAAGCTTCCGCGATAACTATTTGGCGCTACCGTTTGACCTGAGCAAAGTGGTATTCATCGCTACCGCCAATGTACTGGATTCAATTCCGGGGCCATTGCGCGACCGCATGGAAATCATCAGCCTGCCCGGTTACACCGAAGACGAAAAGGTCGAAATTGCCAAACGTTACCTGCTGTCACGTCAACTTGAAGCGCACGGTTTGACCCCAGAACAAGCGCACGTCAACGAAGCCGCGTTACACACGATTGTGAGCGATTACACCCGTGAAGCCGGTTGCCGCAATTTAGAGCGTGAAATCGCGGCGGTCTTGCGCAATGCCGCTATTCAAATCGCGGAAGGCAAGACCGAGCGGGTCGCGATTACCCCCGCTGAGTTGCCTGCAATCCTTGGCGCACAACGCTTTGAAAGCGAAGTGGCGATGCGTACCAGCGTCCCCGGTGTGGCAACCGGCTTGGCATGGACACCGGTTGGCGGTGACATTCTGTTCATCGAAACCACCAAAATGCCGGGGCATGGCAAGCTGATCATTACCGGGCAACTCGGCGATGTGATGAAAGAAAGCGCTCAAGCTGCCTTAAGTCTGATCAAAGCCAACGCTAAACGCTTTGGGGTTGACCCGCAGGTATTCGAGAAGCATGATATTCACTTGCACGTTCCGGCGGGCGCCATCCCGAAAGACGGGCCTAGCGCAGGGGTGTCGATTTTCACCTCGCTGGTATCCTTGCTCAGTGATTGCAAAGTGCGCAGTGATGTCGCCATGACCGGCGAAATCAGCTTGCGTGGTTTGGTGTTACCGATTGGCGGGGTTAAGGAAAAATGCCTTGCCGCCTTACGCGCAGGCATCCACACCGTGATGTTGCCCGCGCGTAACCGTAAGGATTTGGATGACGTGCCGGAAAATGCCCGTAAACAGCTCAATTTTGTGTGGCTGGAGCGGGTAGACGATGCTATTAACGCGGCGCTGGAAGTGCCGGAGTTAGCTTTACAAACTGCCGCGTGA
- a CDS encoding glutathionylspermidine synthase family protein has translation MIQLETVNPISPALMEDVGMTWHTDPDGQPYVAAEIVVVTEAEAEAYYTAANELYDMYVAAAQHVIDHDRFLELDIPYNLVDHICRSWEHDHRHLYGRFDFAGGVDGLPIKLIEFNADTPTSLFETAIVQWALLKANGMNEAAQFNTVYASLVKNFRRLVTGENDPDRFGEYYRYQNILFSSIRGLPEDEQTVRFLQHLADDAGFQTDFCYLDEVGFLEEQGIFNPQQTRFDYWFKLYPWEDIALQTDGINGILDDITRNTATVILNPAYTLLFQSKGILKVLYELFPDSPYLLETRSEKLHGKQQVAKKLFGREGANVSIYDAAGNILTQTSGEYDRYQTVYQAFAEYPKDAQGRNYQAGVFFAWEGCGLGFRRGGEILDNLSKFVAHRVK, from the coding sequence ATGATTCAACTCGAAACCGTTAACCCCATCAGCCCCGCGCTCATGGAAGACGTTGGCATGACTTGGCACACCGACCCCGACGGCCAACCCTATGTTGCCGCTGAAATCGTCGTCGTTACCGAGGCAGAAGCCGAAGCTTATTACACCGCTGCCAACGAACTCTACGATATGTACGTCGCCGCCGCCCAACACGTCATCGACCATGACCGTTTTCTGGAACTCGACATTCCCTACAATCTGGTCGACCACATCTGTCGCAGTTGGGAACACGACCATCGCCACCTCTACGGGCGTTTCGATTTCGCAGGCGGTGTCGACGGCTTGCCGATTAAACTGATCGAATTCAACGCCGACACCCCCACCAGCCTGTTTGAAACCGCAATCGTGCAATGGGCGCTGCTCAAAGCCAATGGCATGAATGAAGCCGCGCAATTCAACACCGTCTACGCCAGCCTCGTGAAAAACTTCCGCCGCTTAGTGACTGGCGAAAACGACCCCGACCGTTTTGGCGAGTATTACCGGTATCAAAACATCCTATTTTCCAGCATTCGCGGCTTGCCGGAAGACGAACAAACCGTGCGTTTTTTGCAACACCTTGCGGATGACGCCGGTTTTCAGACCGATTTTTGCTACCTGGATGAAGTCGGCTTTCTCGAAGAGCAAGGCATTTTCAACCCGCAACAAACCCGTTTCGACTACTGGTTTAAGCTTTACCCGTGGGAAGACATTGCGCTGCAAACAGACGGCATCAACGGCATTCTCGACGACATTACTCGCAATACCGCAACCGTGATCCTCAACCCCGCGTACACCCTGCTGTTCCAAAGCAAGGGCATTCTGAAAGTGTTGTACGAGCTATTCCCCGACTCCCCCTATTTGCTGGAAACCCGCAGTGAAAAGCTGCACGGCAAACAGCAAGTGGCGAAAAAATTGTTCGGGCGCGAAGGTGCGAATGTCAGCATTTACGATGCGGCAGGCAACATCCTCACGCAAACCTCTGGCGAATACGACCGCTACCAAACCGTTTACCAAGCATTCGCCGAATACCCCAAAGACGCGCAAGGGCGCAATTATCAGGCCGGGGTATTTTTCGCGTGGGAAGGCTGCGGTTTAGGGTTTCGACGCGGTGGGGAAATCCTCGATAATCTCAGCAAGTTTGTGGCGCATCGGGTCAAGTAA